Proteins encoded in a region of the Bacteroidota bacterium genome:
- a CDS encoding response regulator transcription factor — MKSAEKTILVVDDEQDIRDLLVYNLKKEGFHTISARNGKEGLVMLESEKVDAVVLDLMMPVMDGLETCKIIRANEKWNDVPILFLTAKDSEIDEVLALELGSDSYLKKPISPRVLISHIKALLRRSIPAVNSTPQDIIRLGKIEIDPATYTVTYKGKTDQLPRKEFELLYFLARNKNRIFSREQILNSVWGQDVVVGDRTVDVHVRKLRDKLYQDVIVTARGVGYKINA, encoded by the coding sequence ATGAAATCAGCAGAAAAAACCATTTTGGTCGTGGATGACGAGCAGGATATCCGCGATCTGCTTGTCTATAATCTTAAAAAAGAGGGGTTTCATACCATTTCCGCCCGAAACGGGAAAGAAGGACTGGTCATGCTGGAATCTGAAAAGGTCGATGCAGTGGTGCTTGATCTGATGATGCCGGTGATGGATGGTCTCGAGACCTGTAAAATTATTCGGGCCAATGAGAAATGGAACGATGTTCCGATCCTGTTCCTGACGGCCAAGGATTCCGAAATTGATGAAGTTCTGGCGCTGGAACTCGGCAGCGACAGTTATCTGAAAAAACCCATTTCACCGCGTGTGCTCATCAGCCACATCAAAGCCCTGCTACGCCGCAGCATTCCGGCAGTGAACAGCACCCCACAGGATATCATCCGGCTGGGCAAAATCGAAATTGACCCGGCCACCTACACGGTGACGTACAAGGGAAAAACCGATCAGCTTCCCCGCAAGGAATTTGAACTACTGTACTTTCTGGCCCGTAACAAGAACCGCATTTTTTCGCGCGAACAGATTTTAAACTCGGTCTGGGGACAGGATGTGGTGGTCGGGGACCGGACGGTGGATGTTCACGTTCGCAAACTGCGCGACAAACTGTACCAGGATGTTATTGTCACGGCACGCGGTGTCGGATATAAAATCAACGCCTGA
- a CDS encoding HAMP domain-containing protein, with protein sequence MPVFSIKWFQRLPAKLAILFYITFALTVIVFAIVSIWAVRENTYRSVRESLVYNANFWRAFLLREQDAQTPAETENTVLTRFSAEFGIRLSLIDSVGTVIYDSSFPTPGLLHLENHLHRPEIIQSMSEPYGEDIRKSTSVDISQFYVARMLGESIPLNGIGRVKFIRVSYALNTLNDYYLTYITGIVIVSVLLLIGGIIIYKYLADRFAEPVLEMVNVARKITRGDLQERIAVTSSDELGFLGKSINMMAEKLVDDIRQLKKLERVRSEFLANVSHELKTPIFTIQGFVETLLDGAMEDEEVNRTFLLKIHKNSLHLNNLVSDLIEISRIETGELKMNLALMDLRGLIEEVVEDLKPRADDKELILKTEFTPGPTEIWADRSRLFQVFTNLVDNAIKYTDTGSVTIRTDPYQSGEIRVSISDTGPGISPEHLSRIFERFYRVDKHRSKDLGGTGLGLAIVKHILEAHHSHIRVESVVGKGTTFSFILRQEAPVTDEADGPEVSV encoded by the coding sequence ATGCCGGTTTTTTCCATCAAGTGGTTCCAGCGGTTACCTGCCAAACTGGCCATTCTATTCTACATCACCTTTGCCCTGACGGTCATCGTTTTTGCCATCGTTTCCATCTGGGCCGTGCGGGAAAACACGTACCGGTCTGTGCGCGAATCACTGGTTTACAATGCCAACTTCTGGCGGGCCTTTCTGCTTCGTGAACAGGACGCACAAACACCCGCTGAAACCGAAAACACCGTTCTGACACGATTTTCAGCCGAATTTGGAATCAGACTGTCGCTGATTGATTCGGTGGGAACCGTGATTTATGATTCCAGTTTCCCCACCCCCGGACTTCTGCACCTCGAAAACCACCTGCATCGGCCCGAAATCATTCAATCCATGTCTGAACCCTACGGAGAGGACATCCGGAAATCGACCTCGGTGGATATTTCACAGTTCTATGTGGCCCGGATGCTCGGTGAATCCATTCCGCTCAATGGAATCGGTAGGGTGAAATTCATCAGGGTCAGTTATGCGCTGAACACGCTGAACGATTACTACCTCACCTACATCACCGGCATTGTGATTGTGTCGGTGCTTCTCCTGATCGGCGGCATCATCATTTACAAATATCTGGCCGACCGGTTTGCAGAACCTGTGCTTGAAATGGTGAACGTGGCCAGAAAAATCACCCGCGGCGATCTGCAGGAACGGATTGCGGTGACCAGCTCGGATGAACTGGGCTTTCTTGGAAAATCCATCAACATGATGGCCGAAAAACTGGTCGATGACATCAGGCAACTGAAGAAACTGGAACGAGTCCGGTCCGAATTTCTGGCCAATGTATCCCATGAGCTGAAAACGCCCATTTTCACCATTCAGGGATTTGTGGAAACCCTGCTCGACGGAGCGATGGAAGACGAGGAAGTGAACCGGACTTTCCTGCTGAAAATTCACAAAAACAGTCTGCACCTGAATAACCTGGTAAGTGACCTGATTGAAATTTCCCGCATCGAAACCGGTGAACTGAAAATGAACCTGGCTCTGATGGATCTTCGCGGCCTTATAGAGGAGGTGGTCGAGGACCTGAAACCGCGGGCCGATGACAAGGAACTGATTCTGAAAACCGAATTCACTCCCGGCCCGACCGAGATCTGGGCCGACCGAAGCCGGTTGTTTCAGGTGTTCACCAATCTGGTTGATAATGCCATTAAATACACCGACACCGGATCGGTCACCATCCGGACGGATCCGTATCAGAGCGGGGAAATACGCGTTTCCATCAGCGACACCGGGCCGGGGATCTCACCTGAGCATCTGTCACGGATTTTCGAGCGGTTTTACCGGGTGGATAAACACAGGTCCAAGGATCTGGGAGGAACCGGATTGGGACTGGCCATTGTGAAGCACATTCTGGAAGCACACCACAGTCACATCCGGGTGGAATCGGTGGTGGGCAAAGGAACCACTTTCAGCTTCATCCTGCGGCAGGAGGCTCCGGTCACCGATGAAGCCGATGGTCCCGAAGTCAGCGTTTGA
- the add gene encoding adenosine deaminase, translated as MKTLTVTDYQALPKVELHLHLDTSMRVDTIRRFLIREGYEVPEPLDQYTVAPAKCENLLEYLRKIDPALDALQSAEAIEETAFQMSEDLAANGHIYAEIRFAPNLNIRKGETVDSILSAAIRGFERGRKTFGVEVGIILCILRHFTPEQNESVTDLALRRPQDIVGFDLAGDENFSGMSQKHHFDRVREMGIPVTIHAAEAWGPDRLEEAIRHLGARRIGHGVRLEENPELLRELIDRQIPLEMCPTSNVQTNATTDFSSHPIDRYLQMGVAVTVNTDALTVTPSTLSQEYAVLSKTFGWGLEQFIRTQKTAISTLFLPDRDKQRLQTQFDLRIKR; from the coding sequence ATGAAGACCCTGACTGTGACCGATTACCAGGCACTCCCGAAAGTGGAGTTGCATCTGCATCTTGATACCTCCATGCGGGTGGATACCATCCGCCGGTTCCTCATCCGTGAAGGCTATGAGGTTCCCGAACCGCTCGATCAGTACACGGTGGCTCCGGCCAAATGTGAGAATCTGCTCGAATACCTCCGTAAAATCGATCCGGCCCTCGATGCGCTTCAGAGTGCCGAAGCCATCGAGGAAACGGCCTTCCAGATGTCTGAAGACCTGGCAGCCAACGGACACATCTACGCCGAAATCCGGTTCGCTCCCAACCTGAATATCCGTAAAGGAGAAACGGTGGATTCCATCTTATCTGCGGCCATACGCGGATTTGAACGCGGGAGAAAAACATTCGGAGTCGAGGTGGGCATTATTCTCTGCATCCTGAGACATTTCACGCCTGAACAGAATGAATCGGTGACCGATTTAGCCCTCAGACGTCCGCAGGATATTGTCGGGTTCGATCTGGCAGGGGATGAAAATTTCAGCGGAATGAGTCAGAAACATCATTTTGACCGGGTAAGGGAAATGGGTATTCCTGTGACCATTCACGCAGCCGAAGCCTGGGGTCCGGACCGCCTTGAAGAAGCCATCCGGCATCTTGGAGCCAGGCGCATCGGTCATGGCGTGAGGCTGGAAGAAAACCCGGAATTGTTACGTGAACTGATTGACCGCCAGATACCGCTGGAAATGTGTCCGACCAGCAATGTGCAGACCAATGCAACGACCGATTTTTCCAGTCATCCCATCGATCGGTATCTGCAGATGGGTGTGGCGGTAACTGTGAATACCGATGCTCTGACGGTGACTCCTTCGACCCTGTCGCAGGAATATGCGGTTCTGAGTAAAACCTTCGGCTGGGGGCTCGAACAGTTTATCCGCACGCAAAAGACCGCCATCTCGACGCTTTTTCTGCCAGACCGGGACAAGCAGCGGTTACAGACTCAGTTCGATCTCAGAATCAAACGCTGA